In Phreatobacter cathodiphilus, the genomic window ATGTCCTTGCCGACGATGCAGGCGAGACCGAAGACCGTATAGGCCGTCGTATAGGCGAGCGGCACGTTGATGCCGCGCTTCGATGCGTCCCCCGTGCCCGTATAGTCGACATGGATGCCGGACGGCGTGACCTCGACCGTGCAGGCGAGCGTCACCGGCTCGTCGTAGCCGTCGACCGTCATGGTGTTGGACCACTTGCCCTTCGGCAGCTCCGCGATGGCCTCCAGCACCGCCGCCTTCGACCGGGAGAGGATGTGCTCGGAGAGCACGTCGAGGTCGTCGAGGCCGAACTCCTCCATCATCTCCGACAGACGCTCGCAGCCGACGTCGTTGCAGGCGGCGAGCGAATAGACGTCGCCCTCGGTGTCGATCGGCAGGCGCGTATTGGCGCGGATCATCGCCATCAGCGTCTCGTTGAGCTGGCCCTGGTCGGCGAGCTTGAGGAGCGGGATGTAGAGACCCTCCATGAAGACGTCCGTGCCGTCGGGCCCGAAGCCGATGCCGCCGATGTCCATCAGGTGGCTGGTGCAGGAGAACAGGCCCACCAGCTTGCCCTTGTGGAAGGCCGGCGTCGTCAGCACGAAGTCGTTGAGGTGGCCGGTGCCCATCCACGGATCGTTGGTGATGTAGATGTCGCCCTTCTTCATCGTCTCCACGGGGAAGACGCGGACGAAGTGCTTGACGCTCTCGGCCATGGAATTGACGTGGCCGGGGGTGCCGGTCACCGCCTGGGCCAGCATGTTGCCCTCGCGGTCGAAGACGCCGGCGGAGAGGTCGCCCGCCTCGCGCACGATGGGCGAGAAGGCGGTGCGCAGCAGCACCTGCGCCTGTTCCTCAACCACCGCGATCAAGCGGTTCCACATGACCTGCAGTTCGATGTCGGAAAGCTTGCTCATGACGGTCACTGTCCCTTCGCGGTGGACTTGCGGGCGGTGAGGACGAGGCCGAGGCCGCCGTCGATCTCGGCGTCGAAGGCGGCGGTCACATAGGTCGAGGTGCCGGCCTCCACGACGATGGCCGGGCCCTCGATGCGGGCGCCGGGCGCCATGGCGAGGCGGTCGTACATCGGCACCTCAACCGTCTTGCCGGCCTTGGCGTCGAAGACCGGGCGCATGCCGATGGGCTTGGGGCCCGCGGCGGCCGCGGGCGTCGCCAGCAGCGGCGGGCGCGCCGTGTCGGTGGTCACCAGCAGCGACCAAGAGAGGATCTCGATGGCGGCGCCGGGAATGTGGCGGGCGAAGAGCTGGCGGTAACCCGCCTCGAAGTGCTCCCGCATGGCCGGAATGTCGGCCTCCGCCAGCGGGCGGTTGGGAAGGGCCACGGCGATTTCGTGCCCCTGCCCCGCATAGCGCATGAAGGCGGTGCGGGTCTCGGTCAGGGCGCGGTTGCCGGCGGCGGCGCTGGCGAGCTCCGTCGCCTCGGCGCTCATGGCCGCGAGCAGCCGGTTGGCCTCCGCGAGGTCGAACTTATCGAGCCGCATGAACTTCGAATGGACCAGTTCATAGGCCGCCGGGGCGCGCAGGAAACCCACCGCCGAACCGACGCCGGCATCCGCAGGCACCACCACGCGGGCGATGCCGAGCTTCTCGGCAAGGCGCGCGGCGTGGAGCGGAGCGGCGCCGCCGAAGGCGACCATCGTGTGGTCGGAGACCACGACGCCGCGCTCGACCGAGTGGACGCGGGCGGCGTTCGCCATGTTCTCGTCGACGATCTCGGCGACGCCGTGGGCGGCCATGGCCGTCGAGAGGGACAGGGGCTTGCCGACGCTGGCGTCGAGCGCCGCATCCGCCTTCTCCGGATAGAGCGTGATGGCGCCGCCGGCGAAACGCGCCGGCTCGATCTTGCCCAGCGCCACGTCGGCGTCGGTGACGGTCGGCAGTTCGCCGCCGCGGCCGTAGCAGGCAGGTCCGGGAACGGAGGCGGCAGAATCGGGTCCGACGGTGATGCGCTTCAGCGTGTCGACCCGCGCGATGGAGCCGCCGCCCGCGCCGATCTCCACCATCTCGATGACGGGGATGCGCACCGGCAGGCCGGACCCCTTCATGAAGCGCGACTGGCGGTCCACCTCGAAGGTGCGCGCCTTGTAGGGCGTCGCGTCGTGGATGAGGCAGATCTTGGCGGTGGTACCGCCCATGTCGAACGACAGGACCTTGCCCTCGCCGCGCTCTGCGGCGATGTGGGCGGCGAGGATGGCGCCGCCGGCCGGGCCGGATTCAACGAGGCGGATGGGAAAGCGCGCGGCCGTCTCCAGCGTCGCCAGCGAGCCGCCGGAGGTCATCAGATGGATGGGTTTCGTATAGCCCTCCGCCGCGAAGCGGGCCTTCAGCCGGCCGAGATAGCCGGCCATCAGCGGCTGCACATAGGCGTTGGCGACCGCCGTCGAGGTGCGCTCGTATTCGCGCATCTCCGGGCAGACCTCCGAGGACAGGGTCACGGCGATGCCCGGCGTCTCGCGGGCGAGGATGTCGCGCACACGCGCCTCGTGGGCCGCATTGGCGTAGGAATGGATGAAGGCCACGGCCACGGCCTCGACGCCGGCCGCCTTCAGCGCTCCGGCGACCGCGACGACCGCCGCCTCGTCGAGGTCGATCCAGACCTTGCCGGTGACGTCGATGCGCTCGGGAACCGTGAACCGCAGCTCGCGCGGCACGAGCTGGCGCGGCTTGTCGATGAAGATGTCGTACTGGTCGTAGCGGCCTTCGTCGGCGATCTCGATCACGTCGCGGAAGCCGTCGGTGGCGATCAGCGCCGTCTTCGCGCCCTTGCGCTCGATCACGGCGTTGGTGGCCAGCGTCGTGCCGTGGACGAAGACATCGAGGTCGGCGAAGCCGATGCCAGCCTGGGTCAGGACGAGGCGCGTTCCCTCCACCACCGCTTCCTCCGGCGCGTGGGGCGTGGTCAGCACCTTGGTGGTGAACCGCTCGTCCCCGTGCTCCAGCACGATGTCGGTGAAGGTGCCGCCGATATCGGTGGCGAGACGGGTGATGGCGGATTGGGTCATGCCTGGTGTCCGGTCCCTCGAGTCGGCCGGGGCGCTGCCGGGCAGCCCTCCGTTACCGATGCCACGACCCTTCTGACATGAACCCGCGGGTTCGGCGACAGGGACCGCGCGGGGTGAGACATTCAGGTCGGCCGGTGCCGATGTCAACGATTCATCGACAATTCGTCGTCGAAATGAAGCAGAGCGCGGGGCACCCCTGCGATGGGCGCGCAGCAATGCCGCTGCGGGGCTCGACGGCGCCGGCCCGGCGGCGCAGGCTCCGGCGCATCTGACCAATTGCCCTCCGGAGCATCAGCATGACCGCTACCCCCAAGCCCCTCGTCGAATGGGCCAAGCTCACCGCCCCTGAGCTGAACGCCATGGCCGCGGCCGGCGCGACGGTGCTGCTGCCTGTCGCCTCCACCGAGCAGCACGGGCCGCATCTCGGCACCGGTGTCGATACGACACTCTGCGGCACGGTCTGCCGCATCGCCGCGGAAAAGGCGGCGGACCGCCGGCCGACCGTCGTGGCGCCGACGCTCTGGGTGGGCATGGCCGAGCACCACATGGCCCATGGCGGCACCTTCACCCTGGACATCCCGACCTACCGGGCGGTTCTCCTCTGCCTGATCCGCTCCCTCGCCCGCCACGGCTTCAAGCGGGTGCTGATCGTCAACGGCCACGGCGGCAACATGACCGCGCTCAACGCCTTCC contains:
- a CDS encoding hydantoinase B/oxoprolinase family protein, with the protein product MSKLSDIELQVMWNRLIAVVEEQAQVLLRTAFSPIVREAGDLSAGVFDREGNMLAQAVTGTPGHVNSMAESVKHFVRVFPVETMKKGDIYITNDPWMGTGHLNDFVLTTPAFHKGKLVGLFSCTSHLMDIGGIGFGPDGTDVFMEGLYIPLLKLADQGQLNETLMAMIRANTRLPIDTEGDVYSLAACNDVGCERLSEMMEEFGLDDLDVLSEHILSRSKAAVLEAIAELPKGKWSNTMTVDGYDEPVTLACTVEVTPSGIHVDYTGTGDASKRGINVPLAYTTAYTVFGLACIVGKDIPNNAGSLAPLTVSAPENSIVNALKPKPVASRHIIGQMLPDVVFGALRQAVPDRVPAEGTSCLWNLNVRGQTDEAGLGNYGFMMAVTSNGGTGARPMKDGLSATAYPSGVKGTPVEIAESITPLIFWRKEFREDSGGAGTTRGGLGQVIEVGSRIGKPFDLLAAYDRIDHPPRGRDGGKDGAAGAVSLKSGKVLKGKGFQLIPPDDRLVVMTPGGGGIGDPSRRDRTKLAKDVSEGLVSAEGAKAYGG
- a CDS encoding hydantoinase/oxoprolinase family protein, with translation MTQSAITRLATDIGGTFTDIVLEHGDERFTTKVLTTPHAPEEAVVEGTRLVLTQAGIGFADLDVFVHGTTLATNAVIERKGAKTALIATDGFRDVIEIADEGRYDQYDIFIDKPRQLVPRELRFTVPERIDVTGKVWIDLDEAAVVAVAGALKAAGVEAVAVAFIHSYANAAHEARVRDILARETPGIAVTLSSEVCPEMREYERTSTAVANAYVQPLMAGYLGRLKARFAAEGYTKPIHLMTSGGSLATLETAARFPIRLVESGPAGGAILAAHIAAERGEGKVLSFDMGGTTAKICLIHDATPYKARTFEVDRQSRFMKGSGLPVRIPVIEMVEIGAGGGSIARVDTLKRITVGPDSAASVPGPACYGRGGELPTVTDADVALGKIEPARFAGGAITLYPEKADAALDASVGKPLSLSTAMAAHGVAEIVDENMANAARVHSVERGVVVSDHTMVAFGGAAPLHAARLAEKLGIARVVVPADAGVGSAVGFLRAPAAYELVHSKFMRLDKFDLAEANRLLAAMSAEATELASAAAGNRALTETRTAFMRYAGQGHEIAVALPNRPLAEADIPAMREHFEAGYRQLFARHIPGAAIEILSWSLLVTTDTARPPLLATPAAAAGPKPIGMRPVFDAKAGKTVEVPMYDRLAMAPGARIEGPAIVVEAGTSTYVTAAFDAEIDGGLGLVLTARKSTAKGQ
- a CDS encoding creatininase family protein, translating into MTATPKPLVEWAKLTAPELNAMAAAGATVLLPVASTEQHGPHLGTGVDTTLCGTVCRIAAEKAADRRPTVVAPTLWVGMAEHHMAHGGTFTLDIPTYRAVLLCLIRSLARHGFKRVLIVNGHGGNMTALNAFLPDLERETGLVVAATTYFELAQPAFAPLLEDQTSVLHACEAETAMMMAVAPEAVRETKLAEAVGPHFGDPRAVLAPPAQRFRSFATLTPSGVLGDARKASRDKGEKLLAAATDALADLIVRGEPWE